CTTGTGGTGAGCCATTATTTGGCTTGCTATCCAGTGAAAAGAAACGCAGTATTTTTTTTCTCCGCTGATGATTCAAACACACATTTAGCGTGACCCGGTAGAGATAGGTCGTAAAAAGAGCACTTTCCTGATAGCGCGGGGCAGCTTCAAAAATACGGAGAAAAACATCCTGCGCCAGGTCTTCCGCATCTTCTTTGTTGCGCGTGAAACGCAGACACATGTTGAGCACCGTGAGCTTGTGCCGCTCCACAAGCCCCTGAAAAGATTCACGGCTGCCATTTTTTACTTGCAGCATTAATTGTTCATCGCTCAGTTTCATCGACGCTCTGATTTATTCTGATCCAGTTCTGTGTTCATCGTTCAAAATTTGTGGTTTGGGGATTCGTAGTTCATGATTCGAAACTCAAAACCCAAAAATTGTAAGTTGCACTAAATTAAACACTCTAACCTTCTTTGACTTGCTCTTTTTCAAAAAAAAAGCC
This Calditrichota bacterium DNA region includes the following protein-coding sequences:
- a CDS encoding sigma-70 family RNA polymerase sigma factor; the encoded protein is MKLSDEQLMLQVKNGSRESFQGLVERHKLTVLNMCLRFTRNKEDAEDLAQDVFLRIFEAAPRYQESALFTTYLYRVTLNVCLNHQRRKKILRFFSLDSKPNNGSPQDAPAYKITDNHKPDIEIEKFETQQFVQKAIDSLPENQKIAVILFRYLNLSYQEIAEILDTSVSAVESRLHRAKLNLKKKLAPLLGEFHIS